In Aegilops tauschii subsp. strangulata cultivar AL8/78 chromosome 3, Aet v6.0, whole genome shotgun sequence, one genomic interval encodes:
- the LOC141043024 gene encoding small ribosomal subunit protein eS26x-like, with protein MPPSCVVVALSAEETETRCVESWLDRNPYKDPETSELGDAAADHAPYISRLRPSVAAAAMTFKRRNGGRNKHGRGHVRFVRCVNCGKCVPKDKVIKRYTWRNIVAKENIRDFTEACALEGYHLPKIYIKERWCIGCIIHKKEIGVRSRKDRKNRAPPERFRRRELPRPEGQAPRPGGDGRGPGGVGGGPGGADGGFGAGGPGGGAGGGFGAGAPAPNVAGGWPQN; from the exons ATGCCACCGAGCTGCGTCGTGGTGGCCTTGAGCGCCGAGGAGACGGAGACACGGTGCGTGGAAAG CTGGCTGGACCGAAACCCTTACAAGGACCCGGAGACTTCGGAGCTCGGAGACGCCGCCGCCGACCACGCGCCGTACATTTCGCGCCTTCGCCCgagcgtcgccgccgccgccatg ACCTTCAAGCGCCGGAACGGCGGCCGCAACAAGCATGGCCGCGGCCACGTCAGGTTCGTCCGCTGCGTCAACTGCGGCAAGTGCGTCCCCAAG GACAAGGTGATCAAGAGGTATACGTGGCGT AACATCGTGGCAAAGGAGAACATCAGGGATTTCACGGAGGCGTGCGCCCTTGAAG GTTACCATCTGCCCAAGATCTACATCAAGGAGCGCTGGTGCATAGGCTGCATCATCCATAAGAAGGAAATCGGTGTCCGCTCCCGTAAGGACCGCAAGAACCGCGCACCACCGGAAAGATTCCGCCGCAGGGAACTT CCAAGACCTGAGGGCCAAGCTCCTCGTCCTGGTGGCGACGGCAGGGGTCCTGGTGGTGTCGGCGGTGGTCCTGGTGGTGCTGATGGTGGTTTCGGCGCTGGTGGTCCTGGCGGTGGTGCTGGCGGTGGCTTCGGCGCCGGTGCTCCAGCTCCCAACGTCGCAGGCGGTTGGCCCCAGAATTAG